The following DNA comes from Xyrauchen texanus isolate HMW12.3.18 chromosome 21, RBS_HiC_50CHRs, whole genome shotgun sequence.
tagaatcagaatgagcttttttgccaaatatgcttacacatacaaggaatatgTCTTGTTGACAGaatcttccagtgcacaaacaatacagcaacaagacaaaataaaacaaagtgaatagaaaatatttttaatataagtatTTATAGAACTACACAATTAgtcaaatctgttatatacagatgcaagagAATGTATGACAGAAGAGGTGTGATATGTTgtgtaaatataaatagactaaattgtgtattgcacattaattattgctcaatggggcagtttgaactgttcatgagatggatagcctgagggaaaaaattgTTCCTttgcctgacagttctggtgctctgTAGTGCCGTCCAGAAGGCAGAAGTTCAAAAAGTTAGTGGGCTGGGTGactggggtccagagtgatttttagagcccttttcctcactttggaagtgtacagtttttgaagggagggcagggggcaacctataatcctctcagcagtctgaactgtccttttatagtcttctgatgtccaatttCATAGCTGCTTCAAATCAGAGATTTATTGAAGTGCAATGGATAGGCTCAATGACTGCTGCGGTTAGTTGATTTGAACCCCTCTGTCTCCCCTAGCTGCAACCCTGCCCCGACGTGGCCCAACCCCAAGCGGAGCCGTCATGTGGCAGGAGGCCCGCAAACATGAGCGCAAACTGCGTGGGATGATGGTGGACTACAAGCGCCGCGGGGAGAGACGGCGAGAGTACTATGAGAAAATTGTAAGTACGAATCTCCAGCATACCACCTTGACAGCATTTTCATGCATGgttttctgaacacaaatgaatcaTAGAATCTAATTTCTGTAGAAAAAGGATCCAGCACAGTTCCTGCAGGTTCATGGCAGAGCATACAAAATCCACTTGGATTCAGCCGTAGCCCTTGCAGCTGAGAGTCCCATCAACATGTAAGTCTCTTACTTGCACATCAGTGTAGAactttcattataaaaaaataaagttttgtttgtAGAAACCTGAATTCTTTGTCCTTACAGGATGCCTTGGCAAGGAGATACAAACAACATGATTGATAGGTTCGATGTGAGGGCGCACCTGGACTACATTCCCACCTATACGCCACCTCTCCTAAACACAACGTGAGTATGGATGTTTTTTTTCTGGTCTTAATGCACCTGTAATGTTGAAGAGTACATGGAGATTgcagaaaagaaacaaataaaacagtaCTGACATAGCCTGGTACTACCATGCAACTaccatgctattttatataattttttggatGAAGAATATCTTCAAGAAATATCTTAGGTTGAGTTAATTGTTTTTGTTACAGCACCCCAGAACAGGAATCCGAAGAGAGGAAGTGCAATTATGAGCGCTATAGAGGTCTGGTGCAGAATGACTTTGCAAACAGTAAGTCTACTTTGATTAAAATCTGATTAAAACAGTTTTGACCCTTGTAATGTGAGTAGATACTGTTGATGAATCCACCTTAAAATGTTCTTGTCATTTTGTAGTCTCTGAGGAGCAGTGTTTGTACCAGATCTATGTCGATGAGCTCTACGGTGGCCTGCAAAAACCAAATGAGGATGAAAAGAAAAAGTATGAACCTATGAATCAGTGGTTTAAagttaaaatcaaattttgtaagTTGCAACATATATATTAGTCTGTTCTATTAGAAGAATCAGATCTTTTGTTGCTCTCCATTAGACTTGCTGAGAAGAAAGCTCAAATCGGGTATACCTATGAGGACAGCACAGTGACAGAATCAGACGCACAGCCGGAGAATGATAATGAAGATGACTCGGAAAACAGCGAGTCTGAGGAAGACGAGGTCATCCCTGACATTGGTGAGTCCTTCATACAAGCACACTTACTGTACAACTCAAGATAATTATTTGTTGCAAATGGAAACATCTGATCTAGCTAAATTAGTAGATAACTCCttacaatgtgtgtgtgaatgtttatcCATGTTGTAGATGTTGAGGTGGATGTAGATGAATTGATCCCAGAGCAGGTGACTGAGATAAACAAGATGGGAACCACTTATGGCATGGCAGAGGGGGATTTTGTCTGGTTTGTACACACATTTGGTCATATCAAAAACTGTAAAGATCTTCCTCTACAAACCTAGTATGTAGTTAAAACTGATCTGTCTTTGTGGCAGGATGTTGAGGAAGGACAAGGAGGAAGTGGAGGCCATTAAGCATGCTAAAGCACTGGAGGCAGAGAAGGCCATGTATTCTGTAAGGGCATTAACTATTTGACCCCCCTCCCATTTAAGCTGTTTGTGTTGATATTGTTAGTTATAATTTTGTTCTGTTTCCATCAGGGCCGGCGGTCTCGCAGACAGCGAAGGGAATTTAGAGAGAAGTATATGAAAGGCAGGCAGATCAGCCCACCCAGGTAACAGCCCAATCTATACTGCTACTACATGACACAAGTGGACACAGTTTTTGGACTTGCCGTTTCTGGCATTTAGCTCTTTTCCAGGTTCCACTGACCACCACCCATTTCATTTATGCCTAAATACACccttttacattatattttccaTTTGGCACTGATGTTTAGAACACATtccttaaaaacacacaaaaatgtataacttGCAACATTTAAACTTGTATGCATATATTTTGCTTGAATATTAGATAACAAATTAATATGTGAATTCCAACAGTTATGCCAGAAGAGACAGTCCTACATATGACCCCTACAAACGGTAAGTGCATTTAGCTCTGAATGATGTAGtaaagcattacatttacatttattcatttggcagacgcttttatccaaagcgacttacaaaagaggaaaacataagcgaatcatcttaaaggagacatttgtacgaaaagcAAGGGTAATTTTAACAATTACCACCAAAAACATTATGATCATATAATCTCTCTCACTGCTCTCTGTTCTCTTATTCTTTTTCAGGCCACAGTCAGACTCAAGTTCAGAGTCACGCTCTCGTTCCCGAACCCCAGGCAAAGAAAAGATCACCTTCATCACTAGCTTCGGGGGCAGTGAGGATGAGGGTGTCACAGCCCCACAAGCCCCACCTGCAGCGGTGTCAAGCCACATCACCTCCAACACCGCAGGTCATAGCAGGGGCTCCCGGTCGGTAACTTCCCCTTTTTACTTTCTGGCTCCTTTGTGGCCGTTTTCTCCTTTCGTTTATAACTGCGTGAAAAGTGCCACTGGTTCAGAAAATTATTAGTAGTATCTTTTTAAATATGGTTGAGATGGCCAGCCAAAGTCTGAGTTGGCTATTTAGTCTGTTGATTATATTTTGTGGCATTACTGAAATCTTGACCGCATTGTAAAGGGTTAGAATGTTTTTAGAATGATTGTAAAATCAGTCCTAAGCATAGGTTGCCCATAATaacattttgtattgtctttgtCTTTCAGCCGAAAACGCTCTTCCTCCAGTCACTCATCCTTTTCCTCACGGTCCTCCTCTCTTCGCTCCTCACGCTCATCGTCTCGTTCCCGCCGGAGTCGCCGTTCTCGTGGGGGTAGAGACCGAGACAGCCATTACTCGCGGTCAAGATCTCACTCTCACCGGCGGTCTGACTCCCGTTCGTGTCAGCGCAGTGGAGGAGGTGGCTCGAGGAGACGATACGACAGGACACAGTCACGTTCCACAGATCGGAACAGGGGTAGAGACAGAAACAGAGACCGGGACAGGGGGAGATTCTACAAGGGCCGCAGGCGAACCAGGTAATAGAACTTGCTGAAGATATTCAAACCTTTATAGCTTGTTTTGATTTGAAAAGTTCATGGTTTTTCTTAAAATTTATCAGACAGTATTGAGGTTAAATATGGAAGATATGGATTTTTTTATTGACCGTTTTCTTTTGTAAATTTGCTCAAATTTACATTAAGAGAATAGGGTGGACAATGCATATACTGCAGGTATAAAAGATGCAAATAAGATGTACACAATTGCAAAACAATAACTTATTCTGCACTTTATTTCAAATTtat
Coding sequences within:
- the LOC127661814 gene encoding CLK4-associating serine/arginine rich protein-like isoform X1, encoding MWQEARKHERKLRGMMVDYKRRGERRREYYEKIKKDPAQFLQVHGRAYKIHLDSAVALAAESPINMMPWQGDTNNMIDRFDVRAHLDYIPTYTPPLLNTTTPEQESEERKCNYERYRGLVQNDFANISEEQCLYQIYVDELYGGLQKPNEDEKKKLAEKKAQIGYTYEDSTVTESDAQPENDNEDDSENSESEEDEVIPDIDVEVDVDELIPEQVTEINKMGTTYGMAEGDFVWMLRKDKEEVEAIKHAKALEAEKAMYSGRRSRRQRREFREKYMKGRQISPPSYARRDSPTYDPYKRPQSDSSSESRSRSRTPGKEKITFITSFGGSEDEGVTAPQAPPAAVSSHITSNTAGHSRGSRRKRSSSSHSSFSSRSSSLRSSRSSSRSRRSRRSRGGRDRDSHYSRSRSHSHRRSDSRSCQRSGGGGSRRRYDRTQSRSTDRNRGRDRNRDRDRGRFYKGRRRTRSRSRSRSGDRYQRRSHSTAYRRGGSVSQSPSHSPAASRSPSPSSRCAQPASAAADKLRKPESPGGKETGAAKLMCPLQSKMTPQEKLKLRMQKALNKQSKADKKAAQAKIQQQENKRQEREGVLRAMARKIRMKERERREKERDEWERQYGRQSHSPSPDAKSGREHGSSRRKSRSRSRSRSPHYRY
- the LOC127661814 gene encoding CLK4-associating serine/arginine rich protein-like isoform X2, which codes for MWQEARKHERKLRGMMVDYKRRGERRREYYEKIKKDPAQFLQVHGRAYKIHLDSAVALAAESPINMMPWQGDTNNMIDRFDVRAHLDYIPTYTPPLLNTTTPEQESEERKCNYERYRGLVQNDFANISEEQCLYQIYVDELYGGLQKPNEDEKKKLAEKKAQIGYTYEDSTVTESDAQPENDNEDDSENSESEEDEVIPDIDVEVDVDELIPEQVTEINKMGTTYGMAEGDFVWMLRKDKEEVEAIKHAKALEAEKAMYSGRRSRRQRREFREKYMKGRQISPPSYARRDSPTYDPYKRPQSDSSSESRSRSRTPGKEKITFITSFGGSEDEGVTAPQAPPAAVSSHITSNTAGHSRGSRRKRSSSSHSSFSSRSSSLRSSRSSSRSRRSRRSRGGRDRDSHYSRSRSHSHRRSDSRSCQRSGGGGSRRRYDRTQSRSTDRNRGRDRNRDRDRGRFYKGRRRTRSRSRSRSGDRYQRRSHSTAYRRGGSVSQSPSHSPAASRSPSPSSRCAQPASAAADKLRKPESPGGKETGAAKSKMTPQEKLKLRMQKALNKQSKADKKAAQAKIQQQENKRQEREGVLRAMARKIRMKERERREKERDEWERQYGRQSHSPSPDAKSGREHGSSRRKSRSRSRSRSPHYRY